The Bacteroidales bacterium genome contains a region encoding:
- a CDS encoding TrkA family potassium uptake protein, translating to MKYIVIGLGYFGAKLATILTSVGHEVIGIDNHSERLDELKDSITTVMKMDSTNINAIKSLPLRDTDAVIVAIGEDVGASILTLSILKNLKVKRIIGRAINQLHQNILNQIGVEEIILPLEEAANHVSSMLQLKNTLRIVEISDDYAIVEVYIPEKYIGHSLETVDIEERFNLKLVAVKTPPEDGIITSIFRRNYTVDLSYNKTFLLRDNDILVLAGKIVDLKRFIES from the coding sequence ATGAAATACATTGTTATAGGATTAGGTTATTTTGGAGCTAAACTGGCGACAATTCTTACTTCTGTTGGTCACGAAGTAATCGGAATAGATAATCATTCGGAGAGGTTGGATGAATTAAAAGATTCAATAACCACTGTTATGAAGATGGATTCAACCAATATTAATGCAATAAAGTCGCTTCCCCTGAGAGATACTGATGCAGTTATTGTTGCCATTGGAGAGGATGTGGGGGCATCAATTCTTACTCTTTCAATTCTTAAAAACCTTAAAGTGAAAAGAATTATTGGAAGGGCTATAAATCAGCTTCATCAGAATATCCTCAATCAGATAGGGGTGGAGGAAATAATCCTTCCGCTTGAGGAAGCAGCAAATCACGTTTCCTCAATGCTTCAGCTTAAAAACACGCTGCGGATTGTTGAGATAAGTGACGACTATGCCATTGTGGAAGTATATATTCCTGAAAAATATATTGGCCATTCTCTTGAAACTGTAGATATTGAGGAGCGGTTCAATCTTAAACTTGTTGCCGTTAAGACCCCTCCTGAGGACGGAATTATAACATCAATTTTCAGAAGGAATTATACGGTTGATCTGTCATATAACAAAACATTTCTCCTCCGCGATAATGATATCCTCGTTCTTGCAGGTAAAATAGTTGATTTAAAGAGATTCATTGAAAGTTAA
- a CDS encoding beta galactosidase jelly roll domain-containing protein, which yields MTVSALINMFHYKTFNITMKRNLQFLIFLFFAITLNSYSQSGSVKQVKLSNFELQSSVLIPSSGEEISTSDYKSKVYWFPVTVPSTVLNSLVKNGIYPDPYQGMNNMLIPDANDEFNKKYNLEQYSHLPNNPNPWNKPYWFRTVFSVPASDKGRHFQLIFKGINYRAAVWVNGKQIADSAHMAGMFAQYSLDVSNQIVAGQENALAVKIYPLDYPGLPSTEQLKALGDFYPNGGTTGDIGKNVTMLCSVGWDWIPPVRDRNMGIWLPVYLRTSGGTTIADPKLVTTLPKLPDTTSAKISLNLSLINHNQTDDNGKLTVIITPETFKGKPIQFTKSVTVPKNSSASVDMNGDNTKELNIANPVLWWPNGYGKANLYRIRLQYAVTSGVSDDTSFVFGIRTVSTKAVDVNGSWRRDFYVNERRIQLVGGAWVPDMMLNRDSLRYDYEFHLCRNSNINLVRIWGGGVTPCDEFWEAADRYGMLVWSDFWITGDTQGEFKGSPDWPLEGEVFKKNVVNTILRIRNHASLLVWTGGNEGHARKELYDFMRNSIITYDGTRPFIPSSSGFAKLPEGWDMAWPDNKPTGVYSGGPYTWQDPKVYYNKAIAGRDWVFKDETGVPSQPPYNILPKIIPNLVWDKTVPFPMNHSWGYHDAATGNGRYDLYYKEMIKRHGEPQSMEDFSDKMQLMNAVGYQGIFEAAGHKLNDIGGVMLWKLNAAFPSVFWQVYDWYMMPNAGYYFMQRACEPLHIQLNLASNKVLVINRPYKPAANLTALVELYGADSKKLHSETVKVTMAPSEVKEISSVSAQLTEAKGVTFVLLTLKDASGKVVSRNTYWISPTNDFKPLNEMAETSVQTKILKSENLKSENRWTIQVTNNTDKVAFFIRPQIMADGAEVLPSFWSDSYFTLAPSETTTITVSCPVVNVIGKKTGLKISGWNVPGQLLLIN from the coding sequence ATGACAGTTTCAGCATTAATAAATATGTTCCATTACAAAACATTTAATATAACCATGAAAAGGAATCTTCAATTTCTGATTTTTCTGTTTTTTGCTATTACCCTGAATTCGTATTCACAGTCAGGTAGCGTAAAGCAGGTTAAGCTAAGCAACTTTGAACTTCAGTCATCTGTTCTTATCCCTTCTTCGGGTGAAGAGATCTCAACATCTGATTATAAGTCAAAAGTATACTGGTTCCCTGTTACCGTTCCTTCAACAGTCCTAAATAGTCTTGTTAAAAACGGGATCTATCCTGATCCTTACCAGGGCATGAACAACATGCTGATACCTGATGCTAATGACGAATTCAATAAAAAGTATAACCTCGAGCAGTATAGCCACCTGCCGAATAATCCAAACCCCTGGAATAAACCCTACTGGTTCAGGACGGTATTCAGCGTTCCTGCTTCTGATAAGGGTCGCCATTTTCAGCTGATATTCAAGGGTATAAATTACAGGGCTGCAGTATGGGTAAATGGCAAACAGATAGCCGATTCTGCTCATATGGCAGGGATGTTTGCCCAATATAGTCTTGATGTAAGCAATCAAATAGTGGCTGGTCAGGAAAACGCTCTCGCTGTAAAAATATATCCGCTTGATTATCCCGGACTGCCTTCCACAGAACAGCTTAAAGCGCTTGGCGATTTCTATCCAAATGGCGGTACAACGGGCGATATTGGTAAGAATGTCACGATGCTTTGTTCAGTTGGCTGGGATTGGATCCCCCCGGTGCGTGACCGTAATATGGGAATATGGCTGCCAGTTTATCTCAGAACATCAGGGGGTACAACTATTGCAGACCCCAAACTGGTTACTACTCTTCCAAAACTTCCTGATACAACGAGTGCGAAAATATCATTGAATCTTTCGCTTATTAATCATAATCAGACAGATGATAACGGGAAGCTTACAGTTATTATAACTCCTGAAACATTTAAAGGTAAACCGATCCAGTTCACTAAGAGTGTAACTGTCCCTAAAAACTCTTCAGCTTCTGTTGACATGAATGGCGATAACACAAAAGAACTTAATATTGCCAATCCGGTGCTATGGTGGCCAAACGGATACGGAAAAGCTAACCTCTACCGGATCAGGCTTCAGTATGCAGTTACCTCAGGTGTTTCAGACGATACCTCTTTTGTATTTGGCATACGTACTGTCAGTACCAAAGCTGTCGATGTGAATGGTTCATGGCGACGCGATTTTTACGTTAATGAAAGACGTATTCAGCTTGTAGGAGGAGCATGGGTCCCCGATATGATGCTTAACCGCGATTCATTACGCTACGATTATGAGTTTCATCTCTGTCGAAATTCCAATATCAACCTTGTAAGAATCTGGGGTGGTGGTGTTACTCCATGTGATGAGTTTTGGGAGGCTGCCGACAGATATGGGATGCTTGTATGGTCTGATTTCTGGATAACCGGCGATACCCAGGGTGAATTCAAAGGCTCACCTGACTGGCCTCTGGAAGGAGAAGTATTTAAAAAGAATGTGGTAAACACAATACTCAGAATTAGAAATCACGCCAGCCTTTTGGTCTGGACAGGTGGCAATGAAGGACATGCCCGCAAGGAATTATATGATTTCATGAGAAATAGTATAATCACTTATGACGGTACCAGACCATTTATCCCAAGTTCATCTGGTTTTGCAAAACTTCCTGAAGGATGGGATATGGCATGGCCCGACAACAAACCGACCGGAGTATACAGTGGTGGCCCCTACACCTGGCAGGATCCGAAAGTATATTATAACAAAGCAATCGCAGGCAGGGACTGGGTTTTTAAAGATGAAACAGGAGTGCCCTCACAACCGCCTTATAATATCCTCCCAAAGATCATTCCAAATCTTGTCTGGGACAAAACAGTCCCCTTCCCGATGAATCACTCATGGGGTTATCACGATGCTGCAACGGGCAATGGTCGTTATGATCTTTACTATAAAGAGATGATAAAAAGGCATGGAGAACCGCAAAGCATGGAAGATTTCTCAGATAAAATGCAGCTGATGAATGCAGTTGGCTACCAGGGGATTTTTGAAGCAGCCGGACATAAACTAAACGATATCGGAGGGGTGATGCTATGGAAGCTTAATGCAGCGTTCCCAAGTGTATTCTGGCAGGTATACGACTGGTACATGATGCCAAACGCAGGCTACTATTTTATGCAGAGAGCATGCGAACCACTTCATATTCAGTTGAATCTTGCAAGTAACAAAGTTCTTGTCATAAACAGGCCATACAAACCTGCAGCAAATCTGACAGCACTTGTTGAACTATACGGTGCTGATTCAAAAAAACTCCATTCTGAAACAGTAAAAGTTACTATGGCTCCTTCGGAGGTTAAGGAAATATCATCTGTGTCGGCTCAGCTGACAGAAGCTAAGGGAGTTACTTTTGTGCTTCTGACACTTAAAGACGCTTCAGGCAAAGTTGTTTCACGAAATACCTACTGGATCTCTCCAACTAACGATTTCAAGCCTCTTAATGAAATGGCTGAAACATCAGTACAGACTAAAATTTTGAAATCGGAGAATCTGAAAAGTGAGAATAGATGGACAATTCAGGTTACAAACAATACTGATAAAGTCGCATTCTTTATCCGTCCGCAGATAATGGCTGATGGTGCAGAGGTTCTCCCATCGTTCTGGTCGGACAGCTATTTTACTCTTGCTCCTTCTGAGACAACAACAATAACTGTTAGTTGCCCGGTTGTAAATGTGATTGGGAAGAAAACCGGACTTAAGATCTCAGGATGGAATGTCCCCGGACAACTACTGTTAATTAATTAA
- a CDS encoding family 78 glycoside hydrolase catalytic domain, with amino-acid sequence MNMLRKVKYLLISFLVIAPCVSLSGSYTGQEFKKPFGLMVEFIREPENTLILDSEPEFSWIIPAEAISQKGYQVIVSSRREFIDSNNGDVWNSGLVISENSSGVSYGGAALTENRKYFWKVRIQDRSGRLTEYSEVQIFRTGRFGDVITTPNVFQVEWINPVSVKKTADGNTLFDFGKDAFGTIQLTYKTEKTDTLIISLGEKLLNGKLDRNPGGTIRYAETKLAVKPGQQNYILKLQPDKRNTTGAAVLLPDSLGVVIPFRYAEIKNADKQISKEDIKQVALFHYFDEKESMFSSSDTILNQIWDLCKYSMKATSFTGIYIDGDRERIAYEADAYINQLGHYSVDREYAMAKRTIEHFMSNPTWPTEWLLHTAMMAYQDYLYTGDTEILEKYYTQLKNKSLFELAREDGLISSQIRSVNGAYMKKLGFRDTSNRIRDIVDWPPAQKDTGWKLATAEGERDGHVMLPINTVVNCLFYNNMKIMAEIAGVLNNHDDQRYFENMAAKVRTAINTKLIDPEKGIYIDGEGSKHSSIHSNMMALAFGLVPEGNKTRVVDFVKSRGMACSVYGAQFLMEGLYLAGEGQYALDLMRSTGDRSWWNMIRSGSTITLEAWDMKFKPNSDWNHAWGAAPANIIPRYLWGIKPKAAGFTEVSVTPQMGNLTFSKIEIPTIRGQIIGEYNVVNEKLKTYLIELPANMKGVFSVGLTESETIFMNGKKVKSSANSLLLNPGVNRIEIRALKSKS; translated from the coding sequence ATGAATATGCTCAGAAAAGTTAAATATTTATTGATTTCATTCCTGGTGATAGCTCCTTGTGTTTCTTTGTCAGGTAGTTATACAGGCCAGGAATTTAAGAAGCCTTTTGGATTAATGGTAGAATTTATCCGGGAGCCGGAAAATACTTTGATACTTGACAGTGAGCCTGAATTCAGCTGGATTATACCCGCTGAGGCAATTTCTCAAAAAGGATATCAGGTAATTGTCTCCTCACGCAGAGAATTTATCGACAGTAATAATGGTGACGTCTGGAATAGCGGATTAGTTATTTCAGAAAACTCATCCGGTGTTTCATATGGAGGAGCAGCGCTTACTGAAAATCGTAAATATTTCTGGAAAGTCAGGATTCAGGATAGAAGTGGTCGTCTTACGGAATATTCAGAAGTGCAGATCTTCAGGACTGGCAGATTTGGTGATGTAATTACCACGCCAAATGTTTTTCAGGTTGAATGGATAAACCCGGTTTCAGTCAAAAAAACAGCTGATGGAAATACTCTTTTTGATTTTGGCAAAGATGCTTTCGGTACAATTCAGCTTACTTATAAAACTGAAAAGACTGATACTCTTATCATCAGTCTTGGAGAAAAATTATTGAACGGAAAGTTAGACCGTAATCCCGGAGGTACAATAAGGTATGCTGAGACAAAATTAGCTGTTAAACCAGGCCAGCAAAACTATATCCTTAAACTGCAACCAGATAAGCGAAACACAACCGGGGCTGCCGTCTTGCTTCCCGACTCTCTGGGAGTTGTTATTCCGTTCAGGTATGCAGAGATTAAAAATGCTGATAAACAGATCAGCAAAGAGGATATAAAACAAGTAGCATTGTTCCATTATTTTGATGAAAAGGAGAGTATGTTTTCTTCATCTGATACGATTCTGAATCAGATATGGGATCTCTGCAAGTACAGCATGAAGGCTACCTCATTTACCGGAATTTATATTGACGGCGACAGGGAACGGATTGCATATGAGGCTGATGCATATATAAACCAGCTGGGACATTATTCTGTTGACCGTGAATATGCCATGGCAAAGCGGACTATCGAGCATTTCATGAGTAATCCGACCTGGCCAACCGAATGGCTGCTACATACGGCAATGATGGCTTATCAGGATTATTTATATACTGGTGATACTGAAATTCTTGAAAAGTACTACACCCAGCTAAAAAACAAATCACTTTTTGAACTGGCCAGAGAAGACGGACTGATAAGTTCTCAGATACGGTCAGTAAATGGTGCTTATATGAAGAAGCTGGGATTCAGGGATACGTCAAACAGGATTCGCGATATCGTTGACTGGCCGCCTGCACAGAAAGATACCGGATGGAAACTAGCTACTGCTGAAGGCGAAAGGGATGGACATGTAATGCTGCCAATTAATACCGTTGTGAATTGCCTTTTTTACAATAACATGAAAATTATGGCAGAGATTGCAGGAGTCCTGAATAATCATGATGACCAAAGGTATTTTGAAAATATGGCAGCTAAAGTCAGAACTGCAATTAATACTAAACTTATTGATCCTGAGAAAGGAATATATATTGATGGAGAAGGATCTAAACACTCTTCAATTCATTCGAACATGATGGCACTGGCATTTGGTTTGGTACCGGAAGGAAACAAAACCAGAGTTGTAGATTTTGTTAAGTCAAGGGGAATGGCCTGCAGTGTCTACGGGGCCCAGTTTTTAATGGAGGGACTATATCTGGCAGGAGAGGGGCAGTATGCCCTTGATCTTATGAGATCGACAGGCGACAGGAGCTGGTGGAATATGATAAGATCAGGTTCTACCATTACACTTGAAGCCTGGGATATGAAATTCAAGCCCAATTCTGACTGGAATCATGCCTGGGGAGCCGCTCCGGCAAATATTATTCCACGGTATTTATGGGGAATAAAACCAAAAGCTGCAGGTTTTACTGAGGTTTCTGTCACTCCCCAAATGGGTAACCTGACTTTCAGCAAAATAGAAATTCCAACAATTCGCGGACAGATAATTGGAGAATATAATGTTGTTAATGAGAAACTTAAAACCTATTTGATAGAGCTGCCTGCAAATATGAAAGGGGTATTTTCAGTTGGGCTTACTGAATCAGAGACGATCTTTATGAACGGGAAAAAAGTTAAGTCTTCTGCTAATTCACTTTTATTGAATCCTGGTGTCAATAGAATAGAGATCAGGGCTTTGAAATCTAAATCCTGA